ATTTCTCTAAGCTTTTTGGGTAACAGATCGTGTATGGGTATAAACGCGGAGGTTACCTGAAAAGCTTTATAGGCTACTGACTTCTCAGTATATAATTTAAGCTTATTGAAGGGTAAATGCATAATAAGCACCAGGACGAGCCAGATTACTATGAGCCATTTAAGGCCGTTGGCTGCCATGCCCACCCATACATTCCAGTCGCCCAGAGAAGTGTTTTCCAGAAGTCTGGTTGCCAGTATCCCTATAAGTTTTAGTAGCACATAAATCAGAATAAAACTTAAAACCCAAACCAAAACGTTATCCCAGGAACTAATGTCGCTCCAGGAACTTCTGATATGCAGTGTTTTTTGTAAAAAATTGCCTACGGACCTGTAATATCCGGAAGTTATTAAAAATGTTAGGCTCAGCGCGACAACATCGATAGCGATATTAATCAGCCCTCTTTTATGGCCGACATAAAGAGCGTATCCCAAAATAATAACCGCAGCTATATCGATTATGCTTATCATCAATCTTATCCTGCTTGTAATTCCTTCTTGAATTTTATCAGTTTCTTTTTCAGCTTTTCATCTTTCAAAGACAATATCTGGGCTGCCAGAATTGCCGCGTTCTCCGCGCCGTTGATGGCAACTGTCGCGACCGGTACACCTTTGGGCATTTGTACGATAGAGTACAGAGAATCAATACCGCCAAGATCCGAGGTCTTGATGGGAATACCGATAACCGGCAGAATTGTGTGCCCCGCGATAACACCCGGCAAATGAGCGGCTTTTCCCGCCGCCGCTATGATAACTTTATAGTTTTCCGCGGCGCTTCCGGCAATTTTTGCTACTTTGTCCGGATTACGGTGAGCGGAAGCCACCATTTTATCAAAGGATAAGTCAAATTTTTCCAGATATTTCATGCAACCTTCCAGCACGGGTTCATCGGATGCACTACCCATAATTACTAAAACATCTTTCATAAATTACCTCCCGCAAATGTACATTTCATTTGTACCACAGCCGAAGTCTTAAGTTCTCCGGGCATGACTTGAGTAGTTGCTCCTTCTCCGGCCATTTGCAAAGCTCCCATCATTCTCGGATTTTGATCATATAACGGCACAAATTTATTATTGGTTTCATCAATATCTACGATTTTTACATTCTTCAGATTGGAAACCTCGGCCAGCTCTTTGGCTTTAGTTTGCGCTTCTTCTACTGCTTTTTTGAGGGCTTCCTTTTCATAGGCATCGGGATTTGTATGAGAAAAAACCAGAGAGCTGATATTATTAAAACCGCTGGACATAGCCTTATCAATGACTTTTCCTATAAGGCTGAAATCTCTAAGTTTTATTTTTAATAACTGTTGCACATCATAGCCCACGAATTGTTGTTTCTGCGCGATGTATTCATATCTTCTCTGAATACTTATGGCTGAGGTTTCCACATCCTTTTTGTCAACAAACGATTGCAGTGAATTCATAAATTTATTAATATTTTCATTTACTTCCCGCTGGCCGGTCTGTGCATTTTCGTATGTGCTCTGCACGCCAATGGTCAGGTAGGCTATGTTCGGAGCGAAAGAAACTTCTCCGGTGCCTGTGACTTTTATATAATTCTCCGCGAATAATAAAGCGCAAAAAAACAGACAGACTATGATTTTCTTCATTGTTCCTCCGTAAAATTTATTTAATTATAACACGGNNNNNNNNNNNNNNNNNNNNNNNNNNNNNNNNNNNNNNNNNNNNNNNNNNNNNNNNNNNNNNNNNNNNNNNNNNNNNNNNNNNNNNNNNNNNNNNNNNNNATCCGGCGGCTTTTGCTCAGATGGAAAGATGGGTTTGAATATGATTTTTTTGAAAATCCTGATTTAAACTATCAACACATTTTTTTGAATCTGCATAAATTTTATAATCTGCAAAACAAAAAAAAGCTAAAGCAAATGGGATTTGAAAACAGCTGGTGGGACTATTTCGCACGTAATTTTCCTTTATGTTCCAGGCTTAATCCGGAAGAAAATGTAGCAAAAACTTTTCCTTTATCCGGCCGGGCCTTTAAAAAATTAATGGATAAGCATAGCCGACATGCTTTGATAATTAGCACAATCTACAGTAATGCAGCCTCCATTTTATGGTTGCTTTTTTATGACTACACCCTGAAGACACAAAAACGCCCTCTCTATATTCTGGCAAACGCGCAGTTATATCAGGACATTTATAATTATTTCCTGGGAATTTATGTGGACGATGTAG
This portion of the Candidatus Margulisiibacteriota bacterium genome encodes:
- a CDS encoding SIMPL domain-containing protein: MKKIIVCLFFCALLFAENYIKVTGTGEVSFAPNIAYLTIGVQSTYENAQTGQREVNENINKFMNSLQSFVDKKDVETSAISIQRRYEYIAQKQQFVGYDVQQLLKIKLRDFSLIGKVIDKAMSSGFNNISSLVFSHTNPDAYEKEALKKAVEEAQTKAKELAEVSNLKNVKIVDIDETNNKFVPLYDQNPRMMGALQMAGEGATTQVMPGELKTSAVVQMKCTFAGGNL
- the purE gene encoding 5-(carboxyamino)imidazole ribonucleotide mutase, which produces MKDVLVIMGSASDEPVLEGCMKYLEKFDLSFDKMVASAHRNPDKVAKIAGSAAENYKVIIAAAGKAAHLPGVIAGHTILPVIGIPIKTSDLGGIDSLYSIVQMPKGVPVATVAINGAENAAILAAQILSLKDEKLKKKLIKFKKELQAG
- a CDS encoding CvpA family protein, whose amino-acid sequence is MISIIDIAAVIILGYALYVGHKRGLINIAIDVVALSLTFLITSGYYRSVGNFLQKTLHIRSSWSDISSWDNVLVWVLSFILIYVLLKLIGILATRLLENTSLGDWNVWVGMAANGLKWLIVIWLVLVLIMHLPFNKLKLYTEKSVAYKAFQVTSAFIPIHDLLPKKLRE